From the genome of Arthrobacter alpinus, one region includes:
- a CDS encoding DNA primase family protein: MGTDEINESNSSTLTAEETPVFPFAASQTPEKPYESTPSQSASSSNSDMSLYALEIQTAIEAQHGALTADDRCEVVMNRPLSYEGREHYATARGETGVPMIEDEDRHSETSTETVTTFDGIESAIAAMEREMLISRQADSLRRKAKKHRLQMRLAYEVAADNQLKLMRVTGLGWFKYDRNRWVEDIGDKAATNAVMKTIRRLAADAMSDRDLHSDLVKAQTASGARGVLTLTASLPGIAVQASELDADPYVLNTPTGSLDLKTFELRPHDPADCLTKITRGAHDKSACSVRWEAFLERILPDAEVRAYVQRVFGLSLVGKQLEHILLVAIGTGRNGKGVAYESVGYSFGDYTHFAPSTLFEQTKANVNGASPALFDLRGARFVALSETEKTARIASSLLKSLTGGDPVTARKLYGDPVTFLPSWLILLVTNHLPTFPANDPAVFERVRVVPFDVYIPEGDRDRQLTAKLEEEADGILTWAAQGLADYWEGGLCEPDAVKLATSNYAADQDNVSRFMEVMCTDAPVHGGSTTKELHDAYAEWAIAEGIFREHRLGRTDFGRALDKLGFAAVKKSRGMVREGLELEASGSVVMIASPAGPDTSTSAPATDTSISSTASSGVVPVASSNPNPNLWDGFEAEPADQTWVG; the protein is encoded by the coding sequence ATGGGAACTGACGAGATCAACGAGTCTAACTCTTCCACGCTTACCGCCGAAGAAACTCCCGTTTTTCCCTTTGCGGCTTCGCAGACGCCGGAAAAGCCATACGAATCCACCCCGTCGCAATCGGCATCCTCCTCGAATTCAGATATGTCGCTTTACGCCCTTGAGATTCAAACGGCAATTGAGGCTCAGCACGGAGCGTTGACCGCTGATGATCGGTGTGAGGTCGTGATGAACAGACCCCTTTCCTACGAGGGCCGTGAGCACTACGCCACGGCCCGTGGAGAGACGGGTGTCCCAATGATTGAAGACGAAGACCGTCACAGCGAGACGAGCACGGAGACGGTGACGACGTTTGATGGCATTGAGAGCGCCATTGCAGCAATGGAACGCGAAATGCTGATCAGTCGGCAGGCCGATTCACTGCGCCGGAAAGCGAAAAAGCACCGTCTCCAAATGCGCCTTGCGTACGAGGTGGCTGCCGACAACCAGTTGAAGCTGATGCGTGTCACCGGGCTTGGCTGGTTCAAATACGACCGCAATCGCTGGGTCGAGGACATAGGCGACAAGGCGGCGACAAACGCCGTCATGAAGACGATTCGCCGTCTGGCGGCGGACGCCATGAGTGACAGGGACCTTCACAGTGATCTGGTGAAGGCACAGACGGCCAGCGGCGCGAGAGGGGTGCTCACGCTGACAGCAAGCCTCCCTGGCATAGCCGTGCAGGCGTCCGAGCTGGACGCCGACCCATATGTGCTGAATACCCCAACCGGCTCGCTCGATCTTAAGACGTTCGAGCTGCGCCCGCACGACCCGGCAGATTGCCTCACCAAGATCACCCGTGGTGCACATGACAAGTCGGCTTGCAGCGTGAGATGGGAAGCTTTCCTGGAACGAATTCTTCCAGACGCCGAGGTACGCGCATATGTACAAAGGGTCTTCGGACTGTCCCTCGTAGGCAAGCAACTTGAGCACATCCTGCTCGTCGCGATCGGTACCGGCCGGAACGGCAAGGGCGTCGCGTACGAGTCCGTCGGATATTCGTTTGGCGACTACACGCACTTCGCGCCTTCGACCCTGTTCGAACAGACCAAAGCCAACGTTAATGGGGCAAGTCCTGCACTGTTCGACCTCCGCGGAGCCCGGTTCGTTGCGCTCTCGGAAACGGAGAAGACTGCGCGGATTGCCTCTTCCCTCCTTAAGAGCCTAACGGGTGGCGATCCCGTGACTGCGCGGAAGCTCTACGGGGATCCCGTAACCTTCCTTCCGTCGTGGCTCATACTTCTTGTGACGAACCACCTCCCCACGTTCCCGGCCAATGATCCGGCCGTGTTTGAGCGCGTCCGCGTGGTTCCGTTCGACGTCTACATCCCAGAGGGCGACCGTGACAGGCAGCTCACTGCCAAGCTCGAGGAGGAAGCCGACGGCATTCTGACGTGGGCGGCGCAAGGCCTGGCCGACTACTGGGAGGGCGGTCTCTGCGAACCCGATGCGGTGAAGCTGGCCACGAGCAATTACGCAGCTGATCAGGACAACGTTTCGCGTTTCATGGAGGTGATGTGCACGGATGCCCCGGTCCACGGTGGCTCCACAACCAAAGAACTCCACGATGCGTACGCGGAGTGGGCGATTGCCGAGGGGATTTTCCGTGAGCACCGTCTGGGACGTACCGACTTTGGGCGCGCGCTCGACAAGCTTGGGTTCGCTGCAGTGAAGAAGAGCCGCGGAATGGTGCGTGAGGGCCTCGAGCTGGAAGCTAGCGGCAGCGTTGTGATGATCGCTTCGCCCGCTGGTCCCGACACGTCTACCTCAGCGCCGGCTACGGACACGTCGATCAGTTCGACGGCTAGTAGCGGCGTCGTCCCTGTGGCGTCATCCAACCCTAATCCCAATCTGTGGGACGGATTCGAAGCGGAGCCGGCGGACCAAACATGGGTCGGATGA
- a CDS encoding tyrosine-type recombinase/integrase, protein MGTVKAYSTKTKGRLYEVWYTKPDGARGHDRGFKLKRDAEAHLATVEVSKLKGAYVNRTDAKVTVSELGIQWLEQHKPKITASSYHSVESAWRIHVKPKWGNYAVGTITKREVQAWLNELGEGRSHTTVARVRDLLAGILDHAVEDNRITKNPARDLTIKKKPLPDEVFLSHAQVEALALTSRHPDLVRFLAYTGMRWGEATALRVRNVDPKARRINIREAVAEVNGKAILGSVKSHERRTVAYPDFLDAAATAACKGKGQEDRLWNSEEGGYLRPGNAASGWFAGAVKRAQAADKTFRRVTPHDLRHTAASLAISAGANVKVVQRMLGHKSAKVTLDTYAALFPDDLDNVVDALSRQRDEYLESKPMPFSNDEEASKGP, encoded by the coding sequence ATGGGCACAGTTAAGGCGTACAGCACTAAAACAAAGGGCAGACTGTACGAGGTCTGGTACACCAAGCCGGACGGCGCTCGTGGGCACGACCGGGGTTTCAAGTTGAAGCGCGACGCGGAGGCGCACCTCGCCACCGTCGAGGTTTCAAAACTAAAGGGTGCATATGTCAACCGCACCGACGCGAAAGTCACCGTTTCGGAGCTGGGAATCCAGTGGCTTGAACAGCACAAGCCGAAGATCACAGCGTCGAGCTACCACTCGGTCGAAAGCGCCTGGCGCATTCACGTCAAACCGAAGTGGGGCAACTATGCTGTCGGAACAATCACGAAGCGAGAGGTGCAGGCTTGGCTGAACGAACTCGGTGAGGGACGTTCCCACACAACCGTTGCCCGCGTTCGCGACCTCTTGGCGGGAATCCTCGACCACGCCGTAGAAGACAATAGAATCACGAAGAACCCGGCGCGTGATCTAACGATTAAAAAGAAACCGCTCCCTGACGAGGTCTTCCTATCCCATGCCCAGGTCGAGGCGCTGGCTCTCACATCGCGACACCCTGATCTCGTTCGGTTCCTCGCCTACACCGGCATGCGGTGGGGGGAGGCGACCGCCCTGCGGGTGCGAAACGTGGACCCCAAGGCGCGCCGCATAAATATTCGCGAAGCCGTGGCCGAGGTGAACGGCAAGGCCATTCTAGGGAGCGTCAAGAGCCACGAGAGACGAACCGTGGCATATCCGGACTTCCTCGACGCCGCGGCTACGGCTGCGTGTAAAGGCAAAGGCCAGGAGGACCGCCTCTGGAACTCCGAGGAGGGCGGCTACCTCAGGCCCGGTAATGCCGCTTCGGGATGGTTCGCCGGGGCGGTGAAACGCGCTCAGGCGGCAGACAAGACGTTCCGGCGAGTAACACCCCATGACCTGCGGCATACAGCCGCGTCGCTCGCGATCAGCGCTGGAGCCAACGTCAAAGTCGTGCAACGGATGCTAGGGCACAAGTCGGCGAAAGTCACTCTCGACACCTATGCGGCTCTTTTCCCCGACGACTTAGACAACGTGGTGGATGCCCTCAGCAGGCAGCGCGATGAGTACTTGGAGAGCAAACCGATGCCTTTTTCGAACGACGAAGAGGCGAGCAAGGGGCCCTAA
- a CDS encoding response regulator transcription factor: MSFPLPASALTKLTRPGGEPIRALVVDDEPALADLMRMGLELTGWKIAVAHDGQSALKIARAFHPDVVVLDVMMPGMDGVELLGRLRTIYPDIPALFLTAKDAVADRLTGLHAGGDDYVTKPFSMEEVLLRLHRIVQRAGVTAPNWAQLTVGDLTLERDTRQVSRAGTEMTLTSTEFELLQFLMENPRHVLSKTRILDRVWDYDFGGQSNIVELYISYLRKKIDADREPMIHTVRGAGYVIKPCR, from the coding sequence ATGTCCTTTCCACTTCCTGCATCAGCGCTCACCAAGCTCACCCGCCCAGGCGGCGAGCCCATTCGCGCCCTAGTAGTCGATGACGAACCGGCGCTGGCTGACCTGATGCGCATGGGTCTTGAACTGACAGGTTGGAAGATCGCCGTGGCCCACGACGGCCAAAGCGCCCTCAAGATTGCGCGTGCCTTTCACCCCGACGTAGTGGTCCTGGACGTGATGATGCCCGGCATGGACGGCGTGGAGCTGCTGGGCCGACTGCGCACCATCTACCCGGACATCCCAGCCCTGTTCCTGACAGCAAAGGACGCCGTGGCGGACCGGCTTACGGGCCTGCACGCCGGCGGCGACGACTACGTGACCAAGCCGTTCAGCATGGAAGAAGTACTTCTGCGCCTCCACAGGATCGTCCAACGCGCTGGCGTGACGGCCCCCAACTGGGCCCAACTCACGGTGGGCGATCTGACCCTTGAACGGGACACCCGCCAAGTATCCCGGGCCGGCACAGAGATGACGCTGACCAGCACCGAATTTGAGCTCCTGCAATTCCTGATGGAAAACCCCCGCCACGTCCTCAGCAAGACCCGCATCCTTGACCGGGTCTGGGACTACGACTTCGGCGGCCAAAGCAACATCGTCGAACTATACATTTCCTATTTGCGCAAGAAGATCGACGCCGACCGCGAACCCATGATCCACACCGTCCGCGGCGCCGGCTACGTCATCAAGCCATGCAGATAA
- a CDS encoding excalibur calcium-binding domain-containing protein — protein MSDTKAARPHKSTWQPAKSFWITAAIWLLILIICIATGGLGVWIVLFALFAILTALYTLVSGRRSWLGLPNRKAGGTAVGAGVAALVLGSVVMSATMPATEPVAEVAATTTATTTATATKTPSPSAKSALYTKCTTAAESKKESGTALTCTLGDDGTLVWLTESRSKEMVAERAVVTAKEEAAKAAAKKVEDDKAAAVAAEATKVAAVNAAAQQAASDDAARVAAQQAAQKAPAPPVQAPPAAVYYANCAAVRAAGAAPIYRGQPGYSSTLDRDGDGIACEK, from the coding sequence TTGTCCGACACGAAGGCAGCACGGCCACACAAGTCCACGTGGCAACCAGCAAAGTCCTTTTGGATCACGGCAGCAATCTGGCTTTTGATCCTCATTATCTGTATTGCCACCGGAGGTTTGGGAGTCTGGATTGTCCTCTTTGCCTTGTTTGCCATCTTGACCGCCCTCTATACGTTGGTGTCCGGACGTAGGTCGTGGCTGGGGCTGCCCAACCGCAAGGCGGGCGGAACGGCCGTGGGGGCCGGCGTTGCCGCGCTGGTACTCGGGTCCGTGGTCATGTCAGCAACAATGCCAGCTACCGAGCCGGTGGCGGAGGTTGCCGCAACGACGACGGCGACGACTACAGCGACTGCGACGAAGACGCCCAGCCCCTCCGCCAAGAGCGCACTCTACACCAAGTGCACCACGGCGGCGGAGTCAAAGAAGGAATCTGGCACCGCGCTGACATGCACGCTCGGGGATGACGGCACGCTGGTCTGGCTGACGGAAAGCCGGTCCAAGGAAATGGTGGCGGAGCGTGCTGTGGTCACGGCCAAGGAGGAAGCAGCCAAGGCAGCGGCCAAGAAAGTCGAGGATGACAAGGCGGCAGCTGTGGCCGCGGAGGCGACCAAGGTTGCTGCCGTCAACGCAGCGGCGCAGCAGGCCGCATCCGATGATGCTGCCCGTGTTGCCGCCCAACAAGCCGCGCAGAAGGCCCCGGCCCCGCCCGTTCAGGCGCCCCCGGCGGCTGTCTACTATGCGAACTGCGCGGCTGTCAGGGCGGCCGGAGCTGCCCCGATTTACCGAGGGCAGCCAGGTTACAGCAGCACGCTGGACCGTGACGGTGACGGTATCGCCTGCGAAAAGTAG
- a CDS encoding YcnI family protein — protein sequence MRFSRKVTSTLALGTTAALMALGLGAASAHVEATPTETAAGAYSLMTFSVAHGCSGSPTTGITITLPQELNDATPTVNPNWTISKTAQKLDTPRTLANGSQISERTASITYTAKTPLADHQRDTFTLSLQLPDTAGKTLYFPTLQQCEIGQTDWKEIPAAGADHDSVKAPAPSVSVTAAVADSHGAPTATEQAAADHDGAAASDGGTSWAAWLGLGAGLAGLILGGLAFMRAGRSRKA from the coding sequence ATGCGATTCTCACGCAAAGTCACATCCACGCTGGCCCTCGGAACCACAGCCGCCCTGATGGCCCTGGGCCTCGGCGCAGCATCAGCCCACGTGGAAGCCACGCCCACCGAAACCGCGGCCGGCGCCTACTCGTTGATGACGTTTTCGGTAGCCCACGGCTGCAGCGGCTCACCCACCACCGGCATCACCATCACCTTGCCGCAGGAGCTCAATGACGCCACGCCCACGGTGAACCCAAACTGGACCATCAGCAAGACCGCGCAAAAACTTGACACCCCGCGCACCCTGGCCAATGGCAGCCAGATCAGTGAGCGCACCGCCTCCATCACGTACACCGCCAAGACGCCGTTGGCCGACCACCAGCGCGACACGTTCACGCTGTCCCTCCAGCTCCCGGACACCGCCGGGAAGACCCTGTATTTCCCCACATTGCAGCAGTGTGAAATTGGCCAGACGGACTGGAAGGAAATCCCGGCCGCCGGTGCCGACCATGACTCGGTCAAGGCGCCGGCACCGTCGGTAAGCGTCACAGCAGCCGTCGCCGACTCCCACGGCGCGCCGACGGCCACCGAACAGGCTGCGGCGGACCATGATGGCGCGGCGGCGTCCGACGGCGGCACCTCCTGGGCTGCCTGGCTTGGCCTGGGTGCGGGCTTGGCAGGGCTGATCCTGGGCGGTTTGGCGTTCATGCGTGCCGGCCGCAGTCGCAAGGCGTAG
- a CDS encoding metallophosphoesterase encodes MPNTAYVLSDVHGHLPCLLTALEMIDIDSDEGASLILLGDYIDRGAQSAEVLYTIKAVADQWPNRVIALLGNHEVDFLDWMSGNDEDVFWPLQDLGFVTIGSLLTTDQMQRILGNRVELPTDVDGLTMINRAVKDAIKMNHPALLAWLNRLPLYYETSEQIFVHAGVNEQAGENWRSQTPDLTFTHKFPASVGTFSKTIIAGHIGTSSMHPDGSHGVFFDGASHYYIDGSIERTDTLNILKYTAATSHYEYLTATVQTQHQASAGMDDSLSRFPTEIMSRMEITGVDAALGDGPRKVSNRPAQNQLGTQA; translated from the coding sequence TTGCCCAATACCGCCTACGTGCTCAGCGATGTTCACGGACATTTGCCGTGTCTACTCACCGCGCTCGAGATGATCGACATCGACTCCGACGAAGGTGCAAGCCTGATCCTCCTCGGCGACTACATTGACCGTGGCGCGCAAAGCGCTGAGGTCCTCTATACGATCAAGGCAGTCGCGGATCAGTGGCCGAATAGGGTCATTGCTTTGCTTGGTAACCACGAGGTGGACTTCCTCGACTGGATGTCCGGCAACGACGAGGATGTGTTTTGGCCGCTCCAGGACCTCGGATTCGTCACGATCGGCTCACTCCTAACGACGGATCAGATGCAGCGGATCCTTGGAAACAGGGTCGAGTTACCGACTGACGTTGACGGGCTCACGATGATCAATCGTGCTGTGAAAGACGCCATCAAGATGAATCACCCAGCACTCCTCGCTTGGCTGAATCGTCTGCCGCTGTACTACGAAACGAGTGAGCAGATCTTCGTGCACGCAGGGGTAAACGAGCAAGCCGGAGAAAACTGGCGCAGTCAGACACCAGACCTAACCTTCACCCACAAGTTTCCTGCTTCGGTGGGCACCTTTTCGAAGACGATCATTGCCGGACACATCGGAACATCCTCGATGCACCCTGATGGCAGTCACGGAGTGTTCTTTGACGGAGCAAGCCACTACTATATCGACGGTTCCATTGAGCGGACAGACACCCTGAATATCCTGAAGTACACGGCCGCCACTAGCCACTACGAATACCTCACGGCGACAGTGCAGACCCAACATCAGGCATCCGCTGGGATGGACGATTCCCTCTCACGCTTTCCCACAGAAATCATGTCAAGGATGGAGATCACTGGAGTGGACGCGGCATTAGGGGACGGGCCAAGAAAAGTATCGAATAGACCCGCACAGAATCAGCTAGGCACTCAGGCGTAG
- a CDS encoding helix-turn-helix transcriptional regulator encodes MPTSTVISTALLDSLVTPFTVISTALLDSLVAPATLAERLGTTERSLSEWRIKGRGPKFIRVGRGVRYRPEAVDAWLLAREHTSTSEEVR; translated from the coding sequence ATGCCCACATCTACCGTCATCAGCACCGCATTGCTCGACTCGCTCGTCACTCCATTCACGGTCATCAGCACCGCACTGCTCGACTCGCTCGTCGCTCCCGCCACCTTGGCTGAGCGCCTCGGTACTACCGAGCGCAGTTTGAGCGAATGGCGCATCAAGGGCCGAGGCCCGAAGTTCATCCGAGTAGGTCGCGGCGTTCGTTATCGGCCAGAGGCCGTCGACGCCTGGCTTCTCGCGCGAGAGCACACGAGCACCTCTGAGGAGGTGCGCTAA
- a CDS encoding sensor histidine kinase encodes MQIKDSLAHTGSRLTHPGSWHLRTRLVALMMALLTVICALVGLVSYTTTSVTLNGQIDTAVNAATVRTNQFYAGPGGNASPRDPLNAKATSAGQLSAVLSNGVVHYAGILAPTGTRQELTSADAQILAELPTTSALTDKKLSIGSYRLQAMALPNGDILITGLPLAATEQTLARLVLSMVLVSLAGLAILGLAGTVIIRRSMRPLEQLSAVATKVAHLPLDAGEVALSVRVPDSAVHPGTEVGNVGNAFNAMLDNVAHALQARQRSEMKVRRFVADASHELRTPLTAIRGYTELLQMTEPLSPDGKISLGRVTEQSLRMSRLVEDLLMLARLDEGQPLNLHTVDLTPLTMDAVGDVRVSAPHHHWSIEVPDAPVSVQCNDGQLKQALLNLLSNAAKHTPAGTTVHTKVAQETDGTAVVQVSDDGPGIDPAFRDVIFDRFSRADKARTGTQGSTGLGLSIVQSIMAAHQGSVSVTSKPGETTFTLRLPPKSTLAASSRAPHHSTTTPGRVPGQAISSIS; translated from the coding sequence ATGCAGATAAAGGACAGCCTGGCGCACACCGGATCCCGCCTCACACACCCCGGGTCATGGCACCTGCGCACCCGCCTGGTCGCCCTGATGATGGCACTGCTCACCGTCATCTGTGCCCTGGTGGGCCTTGTCAGCTACACCACCACCAGCGTTACCTTGAACGGCCAGATCGACACGGCCGTCAACGCCGCCACGGTGCGCACCAACCAGTTTTATGCCGGTCCCGGCGGCAACGCCAGCCCGCGGGACCCACTCAACGCCAAAGCCACCAGCGCCGGCCAGCTCAGCGCGGTCCTGAGCAACGGCGTCGTTCATTACGCAGGGATCCTGGCCCCCACAGGCACTCGCCAGGAACTGACAAGCGCCGACGCGCAGATCCTGGCCGAGCTGCCAACCACCAGCGCCTTGACCGACAAGAAACTCTCAATTGGCAGCTACCGCCTGCAGGCCATGGCGCTGCCCAACGGCGACATCCTGATCACCGGCCTGCCCCTCGCCGCCACCGAGCAAACCCTCGCCCGACTGGTCCTGTCGATGGTGCTGGTCTCCCTCGCCGGCCTGGCCATCCTTGGCCTCGCCGGCACCGTCATCATCCGCCGAAGCATGCGCCCCCTGGAACAGCTCTCCGCCGTCGCCACCAAGGTTGCCCATCTGCCGCTCGACGCCGGAGAGGTGGCTCTGAGCGTGCGGGTGCCGGACAGCGCAGTCCACCCAGGCACGGAGGTCGGCAATGTGGGGAACGCGTTTAACGCCATGCTGGACAATGTTGCCCACGCTTTGCAGGCACGCCAGCGCAGCGAGATGAAGGTGCGCCGATTTGTGGCCGACGCCAGCCACGAACTGCGCACGCCGCTCACAGCCATCCGCGGCTACACGGAACTGCTGCAAATGACCGAGCCGCTGAGCCCCGACGGCAAAATCTCCCTGGGCCGGGTCACCGAGCAGTCCCTGCGCATGAGCCGGCTGGTGGAGGACCTGCTCATGCTGGCCAGGCTCGATGAGGGCCAGCCGTTGAACCTGCACACAGTGGACCTGACCCCGCTGACCATGGACGCCGTGGGCGATGTTCGCGTCAGCGCACCCCACCACCATTGGAGCATCGAGGTCCCGGACGCCCCGGTCAGTGTCCAGTGCAACGACGGCCAGCTCAAGCAGGCGCTGCTGAACCTGCTCTCCAATGCGGCCAAGCACACCCCTGCCGGGACCACAGTGCACACAAAAGTGGCCCAGGAGACCGATGGGACCGCCGTCGTGCAGGTCAGCGACGACGGGCCAGGGATTGACCCGGCGTTCAGGGACGTCATCTTCGACAGGTTCTCCCGGGCAGATAAAGCCCGCACCGGTACCCAGGGCAGCACGGGGTTGGGCCTGAGCATCGTCCAGTCCATCATGGCAGCGCACCAGGGCAGTGTCAGCGTCACCAGCAAGCCCGGGGAGACCACGTTTACGCTGCGGTTACCACCGAAAAGCACCCTGGCTGCATCTTCCCGTGCACCGCACCACTCCACCACCACGCCAGGCCGGGTTCCAGGGCAGGCGATTTCCTCGATAAGCTAG